One window from the genome of Pelodictyon luteolum DSM 273 encodes:
- the nadB gene encoding L-aspartate oxidase, producing MTEEIKTDVLVIGSGIGGLYFAIHMADHAKVTIITKKESSTSNTNWAQGGIAATIDQNDSTEYHVADTLDAGAGLCNQGMVETMVREGPRHIQRLISLGVQFTTSDHDHLHLGKEGGHSRSRIVHAQDLTGREVETALLNRVNSHPNITLLEHHFAIELITEHHRGIKTNDITCYGAYVLDSLQRKPKKILAKITMVASGGLGHVYPHTTNPDIATGDGVAMAYRAGAEIANMEFIQFHPTSLYHPKAKSFLISEAVRGFGGILRLKNKEAFMHKYDKRENLAPRDIVARAIDSEIKKSGEECVFLDVTHIEAEKTIEHFPNIYETCLEFGIDMTKEMIPVVPAAHYSCGGIRTDDRGRTTLNRLYACGETSCTGVHGANRLASNSLLEALVFAWRSYEQIQTELHSIQNSVSFPDWDDSGTVNPEEWILVSHNKREAQQVMNDYVGIVRSDLRLQRAQRRIDFLKEETESYYKKTKITTQTLELRNIIKVASLIIEGAIKRRESRGLHYTTDYPETDDRHFHLDTVLRSF from the coding sequence ATGACCGAAGAGATCAAAACGGACGTCCTCGTGATAGGCAGCGGCATTGGCGGCCTTTATTTCGCCATCCATATGGCCGACCACGCCAAGGTCACCATCATCACGAAAAAAGAGAGCTCAACATCCAACACCAACTGGGCTCAGGGCGGAATAGCGGCAACCATAGACCAGAACGACAGCACTGAGTACCACGTCGCCGACACCCTTGATGCCGGAGCGGGTCTCTGCAACCAAGGAATGGTGGAAACCATGGTCCGGGAAGGGCCGCGCCACATCCAGCGGCTCATCAGCCTCGGTGTGCAGTTCACCACCTCCGACCATGATCACCTTCACCTCGGCAAAGAGGGCGGTCATTCGCGAAGCCGCATCGTACATGCCCAGGACCTCACGGGCCGCGAAGTCGAAACGGCACTGCTGAACCGCGTCAACAGCCACCCGAACATCACGCTGCTCGAGCACCATTTCGCCATCGAACTGATCACCGAGCACCACCGAGGCATCAAGACCAACGACATCACCTGCTACGGCGCCTATGTGCTCGACTCCCTGCAGCGCAAACCAAAAAAGATCCTCGCGAAGATCACCATGGTAGCTTCAGGCGGGCTCGGCCATGTCTATCCGCACACCACCAACCCCGACATCGCCACCGGTGACGGCGTTGCCATGGCCTACCGGGCAGGGGCGGAAATAGCCAACATGGAGTTCATCCAGTTCCACCCCACCTCGCTCTACCACCCGAAAGCCAAGTCCTTTCTCATCTCCGAAGCGGTCCGGGGGTTCGGCGGCATTCTCCGGCTGAAAAACAAAGAGGCGTTCATGCACAAGTACGACAAGCGGGAGAACCTTGCCCCGCGCGACATCGTAGCGCGTGCTATCGACTCGGAAATCAAGAAGAGCGGCGAAGAGTGCGTATTCCTCGACGTCACCCACATCGAGGCGGAAAAAACCATCGAGCATTTCCCGAACATCTACGAAACCTGCCTCGAGTTCGGCATCGACATGACGAAGGAGATGATCCCTGTTGTTCCCGCCGCACATTACTCCTGCGGCGGAATTCGGACCGATGACCGTGGAAGAACGACCCTGAACAGACTCTATGCCTGCGGCGAGACCAGCTGCACCGGCGTGCACGGCGCCAACCGCCTTGCCAGCAACTCGCTGCTCGAGGCGCTTGTCTTTGCATGGCGATCGTACGAACAGATCCAAACGGAGCTGCACAGCATCCAGAACTCCGTCAGCTTTCCCGACTGGGACGACAGCGGCACCGTCAACCCCGAAGAGTGGATCCTTGTCTCGCACAACAAGCGGGAGGCGCAGCAGGTGATGAACGACTATGTAGGCATCGTGCGCAGCGACCTGCGCCTGCAGCGGGCACAGCGCCGCATCGACTTTCTGAAGGAGGAGACCGAGTCTTACTACAAGAAGACCAAGATCACCACCCAGACGCTCGAATTGCGCAACATCATCAAGGTAGCGAGCCTCATCATCGAAGGGGCCATAAAGCGGAGGGAATCACGGGGACTGCACTATACGACAGACTATCCAGAAACCGATGACCGGCACTTCCATCTGGACACGGTGCTTCGCTCGTTCTGA
- a CDS encoding FAD-binding oxidoreductase, with translation MIHKQDPASIQSYLEDTSNLKTGHTEGVYIPETPEEISALLREAAALGRRYTISGNGTGTTGGRIPLGGHVISMEKLNAIGEPRQTEPGKAIMRVQAGAMLADVQKKAEAAGWFYPPDPTEKLCFIGSTIANNSSGARSFKYGATRRHIERITILLPEGDMLSLQRGEHRADAQGIFRLELPSGEHREFHRPRYRMPGTTKHNAGYYTAERMDLIDLFIGSEGTLALILEADLMLIPLPERLISAIIYFQELDGLMGFTGALRAIEGPRRPRALELFEKNALGFLRQKYPDTPGDTAGAVFLEQETTTGAEDEDLEALFSIVEEHGGMAEESWIALDREEQDRMREFRHSLPLLVNEWLSRQAESKVSTDMAVPFPRFRELFDFYRTACEQHGFVYIIFGHIGDGHVHLNILPRSHLEFIEAKALYLEFIAKVLELGGTLSAEHGIGKLKSGYLAAMYGEEGLREMAALKRTFDPFQVLNIGNIIPVEYLENRNK, from the coding sequence ATGATCCATAAACAGGACCCTGCATCCATACAGAGCTATCTGGAAGACACCAGCAACCTGAAAACAGGCCATACCGAAGGGGTCTACATACCGGAAACCCCGGAGGAGATTTCAGCGCTGCTGCGTGAGGCCGCCGCTCTCGGCCGGCGCTATACCATATCGGGCAACGGAACCGGCACGACAGGAGGCAGGATTCCGCTCGGCGGACACGTCATATCCATGGAAAAGCTCAACGCCATCGGCGAGCCGCGGCAGACAGAGCCCGGCAAAGCGATCATGAGGGTTCAGGCTGGTGCCATGCTCGCCGATGTGCAGAAAAAAGCCGAAGCCGCAGGATGGTTCTATCCGCCGGACCCCACTGAAAAGCTCTGCTTCATCGGCAGCACCATCGCCAACAACTCCTCCGGGGCAAGAAGTTTCAAATACGGAGCCACGCGCCGCCACATAGAGCGCATCACCATTCTCCTGCCTGAAGGCGACATGCTCAGCCTCCAAAGGGGAGAGCATCGTGCCGATGCCCAAGGCATCTTCCGCCTTGAGCTCCCCTCCGGAGAACACCGGGAGTTCCACCGCCCACGGTACCGCATGCCCGGAACGACGAAACACAATGCAGGATACTATACCGCTGAGAGGATGGACCTCATCGATCTCTTCATCGGCTCCGAAGGCACCCTCGCCCTCATCCTCGAAGCGGACCTCATGCTCATTCCCCTGCCGGAAAGGCTCATCTCAGCAATAATCTATTTCCAGGAGCTGGACGGGCTGATGGGCTTCACCGGGGCCCTGCGCGCGATTGAAGGCCCGCGGCGCCCCCGTGCCCTCGAACTCTTCGAAAAGAACGCCCTCGGCTTTCTCCGCCAAAAGTACCCCGATACCCCCGGGGACACGGCGGGGGCTGTCTTCCTCGAACAGGAAACAACCACCGGGGCTGAAGATGAGGATCTGGAAGCCCTGTTCAGCATCGTCGAAGAGCACGGCGGCATGGCTGAAGAGTCATGGATCGCCCTCGACCGCGAGGAACAGGACCGGATGCGGGAGTTCCGCCACAGCCTGCCGCTGCTGGTCAACGAATGGCTCAGCCGCCAGGCGGAGAGTAAAGTCAGCACCGACATGGCCGTACCCTTTCCCCGATTCAGGGAACTGTTCGATTTTTACCGCACTGCTTGCGAACAGCACGGCTTTGTCTATATTATTTTCGGCCATATCGGCGATGGCCATGTGCACCTGAACATCCTGCCCCGGAGCCATCTGGAGTTCATCGAGGCCAAGGCGCTCTATCTGGAGTTCATAGCGAAGGTGCTGGAACTCGGAGGCACGCTGTCGGCCGAACACGGCATCGGAAAGCTCAAGAGCGGATATCTTGCCGCTATGTACGGAGAGGAAGGGCTCAGGGAAATGGCCGCACTGAAGCGCACATTCGACCCGTTCCAGGTGCTCAACATCGGCAATATCATTCCTGTCGAATATCTCGAAAACCGCAACAAGTAA
- the tyrS gene encoding tyrosine--tRNA ligase, producing the protein MSFPSLQEQLDIITANTVEIISSAELEQKIQHSIKTGAPLKVKLGADPSRPDLHLGHSVVLRKLREFQDLGHEAILIIGDFTAMIGDPSGKSKTRPQLSAEEARENGASYFEQASKILDPHKTTICYNADWLGNMTFADVIRLSSHYTVARMLERDDFERRYRSSEPISIHEFLYPLAQAMDSVHLRNDVELGGTDQKFNLLVGRDLQREYGILPQVCITMPLLVGTGGEDKMSKSLGNAVCFNDLPSDMYGRVLSIPDTLIENWCRLLLPLTGEGRRAILEGWEEDPRTAKRRLAREIVMQYYSAGEAGAAEEHFDRLFVHKQAPTEIELTRFSEPELPLVDLLTTLGAAASKTDARRMIQQNAVSIDEEKITDVKTIITLSDEPKTLKAGKRKFFRIATAGNS; encoded by the coding sequence ATGTCCTTTCCCTCACTGCAGGAACAGCTTGACATCATCACCGCAAACACGGTTGAAATCATCAGCAGCGCCGAGCTAGAACAGAAGATCCAGCACAGCATCAAGACCGGAGCGCCCCTCAAGGTAAAACTTGGTGCCGACCCCTCGCGCCCCGATCTCCATCTCGGCCACTCCGTCGTGCTCCGCAAGCTCCGCGAGTTCCAGGACCTCGGCCACGAGGCCATCCTCATCATCGGCGACTTCACAGCCATGATCGGCGATCCCTCCGGCAAAAGCAAGACCCGACCGCAGCTCTCTGCCGAAGAGGCCCGCGAAAACGGGGCAAGCTACTTCGAGCAGGCCTCGAAGATCCTCGACCCCCATAAAACGACCATCTGCTACAATGCCGACTGGCTCGGCAACATGACGTTTGCCGACGTCATCCGCCTCTCCAGCCACTACACCGTAGCCCGGATGCTTGAGCGCGACGATTTCGAACGCCGCTACCGCTCAAGTGAACCCATATCCATCCATGAGTTCCTCTACCCGCTCGCCCAGGCCATGGACTCCGTCCATCTCCGAAACGATGTGGAGCTCGGCGGCACCGACCAGAAGTTCAACCTCCTCGTCGGCCGGGACCTGCAGCGCGAATACGGCATTCTGCCTCAGGTCTGCATCACCATGCCGCTGCTCGTCGGCACCGGTGGCGAGGATAAGATGTCGAAATCGCTCGGCAATGCAGTCTGTTTCAACGACCTGCCTTCCGACATGTACGGCCGCGTGCTCTCCATCCCCGACACCCTCATCGAAAACTGGTGCCGCCTGCTGCTTCCGCTCACCGGAGAAGGCCGCCGGGCAATCCTCGAAGGGTGGGAAGAAGACCCCCGCACCGCCAAACGGAGGCTCGCCCGCGAAATCGTAATGCAGTACTACTCGGCGGGTGAGGCCGGAGCTGCCGAAGAGCACTTCGACCGGCTCTTCGTCCACAAGCAAGCACCGACAGAGATCGAACTGACCAGGTTCAGCGAACCCGAGCTTCCGCTCGTCGACCTCCTCACAACGCTTGGAGCGGCCGCTTCGAAAACCGATGCACGACGAATGATCCAGCAGAACGCGGTATCCATCGACGAAGAAAAGATTACGGATGTCAAGACAATCATCACGCTTTCAGATGAACCGAAAACCCTGAAAGCCGGCAAACGGAAGTTTTTCAGGATCGCAACAGCCGGAAACAGCTGA
- the nadA gene encoding quinolinate synthase NadA, with protein MNTSHAGSEPEAFSTTGLQERVRALKKEMHAVILAHYYTLPEIQEVADIVGDSLALARAAETVDAEVIVFAGVYFMGETAKILNPSRTVLMPDRNAGCPLADSCPEEEFAEFRRRHPGAVAITYINSTAATKAQSDITCTSSNALSIVRQIPPDQPIIFGPDRNLGDYIARQLGRDIILWQGFCYVHEAYRADMMKTAQREHPGAELIAHPECRREVLELASFVGSTQALLDYTQKSPSEAFIVATEPGILYEMQRRSPGKTFIPAPRDMTNPRSVCTQMKQNTLEKLYRCMLERSPEITVPEPLLSAALKPIRRMLDMSA; from the coding sequence ATGAATACATCACATGCAGGCAGCGAACCTGAAGCATTTTCCACAACCGGGCTGCAGGAGCGCGTCAGGGCGCTGAAAAAAGAGATGCACGCCGTCATTCTGGCCCATTACTACACCCTTCCCGAAATACAGGAGGTCGCCGATATCGTGGGTGACAGCCTCGCACTTGCCCGTGCCGCCGAAACGGTCGACGCTGAGGTGATCGTCTTTGCCGGCGTCTATTTCATGGGCGAGACAGCAAAGATACTCAACCCGTCGAGGACGGTGCTGATGCCGGACCGCAATGCGGGATGCCCGCTTGCCGACAGCTGTCCGGAGGAGGAGTTTGCGGAGTTCCGCCGCCGCCACCCCGGGGCCGTCGCCATCACCTACATCAATTCCACCGCTGCCACGAAGGCTCAGTCCGACATCACCTGCACATCCTCGAACGCCCTCTCCATCGTTCGCCAGATACCCCCGGACCAGCCGATCATTTTCGGGCCCGACAGGAATCTCGGCGACTATATCGCCCGCCAGCTCGGTCGCGACATCATCCTCTGGCAGGGGTTCTGCTATGTCCATGAAGCCTACAGGGCTGATATGATGAAGACGGCGCAGAGGGAGCATCCCGGAGCTGAGCTCATTGCGCATCCTGAGTGCCGTCGTGAGGTGCTCGAACTTGCTTCGTTCGTCGGCTCGACCCAGGCGCTGCTCGACTATACCCAAAAGAGCCCTTCCGAAGCATTCATCGTGGCTACCGAGCCCGGCATCCTCTACGAAATGCAGCGCCGCTCGCCCGGTAAGACCTTCATTCCCGCTCCCCGCGACATGACAAACCCGAGGAGCGTCTGTACCCAGATGAAGCAGAATACCCTCGAGAAGCTATACCGGTGCATGCTTGAGCGTTCACCCGAAATCACCGTCCCGGAGCCCCTCTTGAGCGCAGCCCTGAAGCCGATCCGCAGGATGCTCGACATGTCCGCCTGA
- the smpB gene encoding SsrA-binding protein SmpB, producing MAKKQQTRSYTEAIQNRKARYEYQILETIVAGIELLGSEVKSVRLGKASLNESFATIHHDEVWLENMQITPYEFNHLDALEPKRSRKLLLHKEEIRRLQSKINEKGLTLIPLKAFFDKNGRLKVELALAKGKKLYDKRETIKGRENERHLQQLRKQY from the coding sequence GTGGCCAAAAAGCAGCAGACACGTTCATACACGGAGGCCATCCAGAACCGGAAAGCCCGCTACGAGTACCAGATTCTCGAAACCATCGTCGCCGGCATAGAGCTGCTCGGCAGCGAAGTGAAATCGGTGCGCCTCGGCAAAGCAAGCCTCAATGAAAGCTTCGCGACCATCCACCACGACGAGGTATGGCTCGAGAACATGCAAATCACCCCTTACGAGTTCAACCACCTCGATGCACTTGAACCCAAGCGGAGCCGGAAGCTGCTGCTCCACAAAGAGGAGATCCGGCGCCTCCAGTCGAAAATCAATGAAAAAGGTCTGACCCTCATCCCCCTGAAAGCTTTCTTTGACAAGAATGGCCGGCTTAAGGTGGAACTTGCGCTCGCCAAAGGAAAAAAGCTTTATGACAAGCGCGAAACCATCAAGGGCAGGGAGAACGAGCGTCATCTGCAGCAGCTCAGGAAACAGTACTGA
- the mrdA gene encoding penicillin-binding protein 2 has protein sequence MDRLQHSTRIVSILIVTIFAVLLGRLFWIQVLDFQKLGSISSSNSIRRVWIQPPRGRIIDRNDIIMVDNRPLYSVKVIPAEFNDSGTEALAWLIRRPMEEVAEKIERGRNFNRFSAVTLRRDLESQDVERLGENLWELPGVLIEAENKRKYADSRYGAHLFGYLRQIARKDVAELVLQGYAQDDKIGFSGLEKQYEDRLKGTKGARFEMVTPLGRYAGKYDDGRSDIPAVRGDDLYLTIDSGLQQLAGELLEATGKSGAIIAIDPSTGGILALESAPGYDLETFNGATDPDGWRAIISDPRKPLFNRTVQAVYPPGSIYKMVLAMAALEGNRIDPEQKVLDNGVFTYGRRRFLSHGGRGHGWVNMRRAITVSSNLYFYRLIFDVGFAEWTRYGAMFGFGTETGIDLPGERSGLLPSTAYYDRRYGKGRWTKGYLVSLAIGQGELGATPVQLAAYAAAIANGGTLHQPHIASGYRDTETGRFVPLPSLSRPVPVSEASFRLIRESMEEVVREGTGQLAAVPGVRVAGKTGTAQNPGGKDHAWFIAFAPVDNPKIAIAVLAENAGFGGTISAPIAGKLIQHYLHPVLPSPPAADSLTVSGPTPETSPDSLGESLPVIETAPPPPEAATAEPAPHDP, from the coding sequence ATGGACAGACTGCAGCACAGCACCAGGATCGTCTCGATCCTCATTGTGACCATCTTCGCCGTCCTTCTCGGCCGGCTTTTCTGGATCCAGGTGCTCGACTTCCAGAAACTCGGTTCGATATCCTCGTCGAACAGCATCCGCAGGGTCTGGATCCAGCCCCCCCGGGGCCGCATCATCGACCGCAACGACATCATCATGGTCGACAACAGACCGCTTTACTCCGTTAAAGTCATCCCGGCAGAGTTCAACGATTCCGGAACGGAGGCCCTTGCATGGCTGATCCGAAGGCCTATGGAGGAAGTCGCGGAGAAAATCGAGAGGGGGCGGAACTTCAACCGGTTCTCGGCCGTCACACTCCGTCGCGACCTTGAGAGCCAGGACGTTGAACGGCTCGGCGAAAACCTCTGGGAACTGCCCGGAGTCCTCATCGAAGCGGAGAACAAACGCAAATACGCCGACTCCCGTTACGGAGCGCACCTCTTCGGCTACCTCCGCCAGATCGCGCGCAAGGATGTCGCCGAGCTGGTGCTGCAAGGATATGCCCAGGATGACAAAATCGGCTTCAGCGGGCTTGAAAAGCAGTACGAAGACCGACTGAAAGGTACGAAAGGCGCCCGTTTTGAAATGGTCACCCCGCTCGGGCGCTACGCCGGCAAGTACGACGACGGCCGGAGCGACATTCCCGCCGTCAGAGGAGACGACCTCTACCTCACCATCGACTCAGGGCTCCAGCAGCTCGCAGGGGAGCTCCTTGAAGCCACCGGCAAATCAGGGGCAATCATCGCCATCGATCCGTCCACCGGAGGGATCCTGGCGCTTGAGAGCGCCCCCGGGTACGACCTGGAAACCTTTAACGGCGCAACCGATCCCGACGGCTGGCGCGCAATCATCAGTGACCCCCGCAAACCGCTCTTCAACAGGACCGTGCAGGCCGTCTACCCCCCCGGCTCGATCTACAAGATGGTGCTCGCAATGGCCGCCCTCGAGGGAAACAGGATCGATCCCGAGCAAAAAGTACTCGACAACGGCGTCTTCACCTACGGCCGGCGGCGGTTCCTCAGCCATGGCGGCAGGGGGCACGGCTGGGTAAACATGCGGCGCGCAATCACCGTATCCTCGAACCTCTATTTCTACAGACTCATCTTCGATGTCGGATTTGCCGAATGGACCCGGTACGGGGCCATGTTCGGGTTCGGGACTGAGACCGGCATCGACCTGCCCGGCGAGCGCAGCGGGCTGTTGCCATCGACTGCATACTATGACCGCCGCTACGGAAAAGGGCGCTGGACCAAGGGGTACCTGGTCAGCCTCGCCATCGGGCAGGGAGAGCTCGGCGCCACACCCGTCCAGCTGGCGGCCTACGCTGCAGCCATCGCCAACGGCGGCACCCTCCACCAGCCCCATATCGCAAGCGGCTACCGCGATACCGAAACCGGCAGGTTCGTCCCCTTGCCGAGCCTAAGCCGACCTGTCCCGGTATCGGAGGCGAGCTTCAGGCTCATCCGTGAAAGCATGGAGGAGGTCGTCAGGGAAGGTACCGGCCAGCTCGCCGCAGTGCCCGGAGTGAGGGTTGCGGGAAAGACCGGCACGGCACAGAACCCGGGAGGAAAGGACCACGCCTGGTTCATTGCCTTCGCCCCGGTCGACAACCCCAAAATCGCCATCGCCGTCCTGGCGGAGAACGCAGGATTCGGAGGCACCATCTCGGCGCCGATCGCAGGAAAGCTCATCCAGCACTACCTGCATCCCGTGCTGCCCAGCCCCCCCGCAGCCGACTCCCTCACAGTATCCGGCCCTACGCCGGAAACATCCCCCGACTCGCTCGGGGAGTCCCTTCCTGTCATTGAAACCGCACCGCCCCCTCCGGAAGCGGCAACGGCTGAACCTGCACCCCATGATCCATAA
- a CDS encoding DedA family protein, protein MPMPLSEALLHIGSLDELILQGGYLLLFLLVFAETGLFAGFFLPGDSLLITAGLIAASGQLELSLVMITLASGAVLGDLTGWLIGKHLGRRLFMKSDSRFFHREHLEKTEAFYQKHGPKAVFLARFIPVVRSFAATLAGVTGMPLASLLFFSIAGSTVWVSIFTLIGYFVASLFPELVTWVHAIIVVGILVILASAIKQLAPPRKA, encoded by the coding sequence ATGCCAATGCCCCTGTCCGAAGCCCTTCTCCATATCGGGTCCCTCGATGAGCTGATCCTCCAGGGCGGGTACCTGCTGCTCTTCCTGCTCGTTTTTGCAGAGACCGGGCTTTTTGCGGGCTTCTTTCTCCCGGGCGACTCGCTGCTCATCACCGCAGGGCTCATTGCCGCCTCCGGCCAGCTCGAACTCTCACTCGTCATGATCACGCTCGCCTCCGGGGCCGTCCTCGGCGACCTTACCGGCTGGCTCATCGGCAAACACCTCGGCAGGCGTCTTTTCATGAAAAGCGACTCCCGGTTCTTTCACCGCGAACACCTTGAAAAAACTGAGGCCTTCTACCAGAAACACGGGCCGAAAGCCGTGTTCCTCGCCCGCTTCATTCCGGTAGTCCGCAGCTTTGCCGCCACGCTCGCCGGGGTCACCGGCATGCCGCTTGCTTCCCTCCTCTTCTTCAGCATCGCCGGAAGCACGGTCTGGGTGTCCATCTTCACCCTCATCGGATACTTTGTCGCGAGCCTTTTCCCGGAACTCGTCACCTGGGTCCACGCCATCATTGTCGTAGGCATCCTCGTCATTCTGGCAAGCGCCATCAAGCAGCTCGCACCGCCCCGAAAAGCCTGA
- a CDS encoding pyruvoyl-dependent arginine decarboxylase: MSFVPSKVFFTKGVGRHKEYLSSFELALRDAKIEKCNLVTVSSIFPPKCERVSVEEGVKMLTPGQITFAVMARNSTNEYNRLIAASIGVAIPADDTQYGYLSEHHPFGEDAEQSGEYAEDLAATMLATTLGIEFDPNKDWDEREGIYKMSGKIINSYNITQSAEGENGMWTTVISCAVLLP, from the coding sequence TTGTCATTCGTCCCTTCAAAAGTCTTCTTCACCAAAGGTGTGGGAAGGCACAAGGAATATCTCTCCTCGTTCGAGCTGGCGCTGAGAGATGCCAAAATCGAAAAATGCAATCTGGTTACCGTCTCCAGCATCTTTCCTCCCAAATGCGAACGTGTCAGCGTTGAAGAGGGAGTGAAAATGCTCACCCCGGGCCAGATTACCTTCGCGGTAATGGCCCGCAACTCCACCAACGAGTACAACCGGCTCATCGCCGCCTCGATCGGTGTGGCCATCCCGGCCGATGACACCCAGTACGGCTACCTGTCCGAGCACCACCCGTTCGGCGAAGACGCAGAGCAGTCCGGCGAATACGCCGAGGACTTGGCCGCAACGATGCTTGCCACCACGCTCGGCATCGAGTTCGACCCCAATAAGGACTGGGACGAGCGCGAGGGAATCTACAAGATGAGCGGCAAAATCATCAACTCTTACAACATCACGCAGTCGGCTGAAGGCGAAAACGGCATGTGGACGACCGTGATCTCCTGCGCAGTCCTGCTCCCCTAA
- a CDS encoding co-chaperone GroES: MNISKFVVVGDRVLVKPKSLEEQTKSGIYLPPGVQEKEKIQSGYILKAGPGYPVAPPSAEEPWKESVSSTQYIPLQARVGDLAIFLQASSHEIDYDGERFLIVPNAAILLLVREDDDLEYYLK, translated from the coding sequence ATGAATATAAGTAAATTTGTCGTTGTCGGAGACAGGGTCCTCGTCAAACCTAAATCCCTTGAGGAACAGACGAAATCGGGCATCTACCTTCCGCCCGGCGTCCAGGAGAAAGAGAAGATCCAGAGCGGCTACATCCTCAAGGCGGGACCGGGATATCCCGTAGCCCCTCCTTCAGCCGAGGAACCCTGGAAAGAGAGCGTGTCCTCGACGCAGTACATCCCTCTACAGGCCCGTGTCGGGGATCTTGCCATTTTCCTGCAGGCCAGCTCCCATGAGATCGATTACGATGGTGAGCGCTTTCTTATCGTTCCCAATGCAGCCATCCTGCTCCTTGTCCGGGAGGATGACGATCTTGAATACTATCTGAAGTGA
- the mreC gene encoding rod shape-determining protein MreC, with the protein MNNSFKVFLRYNSWILAVMLSGISLIITAIEQNDVPSKVAVAGYNLRGYVAERIQSLGHLLHMKEENNRLLAQNSRLLARLLVAETALQRQSALEHIHAATPPAMQGFKTARVIDRTFSERENMLLVDKGRNDGIRKDMTVLTPDGLVGRVVSVSAHYASIMPLIHSDFKVSVVSAETRTTGLVSWDGGRADMANVEHIPISSSLAKGEELLTTDFSTFAIAGLPVGRVTSVMPGRLFSMVTMKPAVDFSRLDYVLLAPLNNEPEKLRMLGTPGPGKRDPLTKQ; encoded by the coding sequence GTGAACAATTCTTTCAAGGTATTTCTCAGATACAATTCGTGGATCCTCGCAGTCATGCTGTCGGGGATATCCCTCATCATCACCGCGATTGAACAAAACGATGTCCCCTCAAAAGTCGCCGTTGCCGGCTACAACCTTCGGGGCTACGTTGCAGAGAGAATCCAGAGCCTCGGCCACCTCCTGCACATGAAGGAGGAGAATAACCGGCTGCTGGCCCAGAACAGCCGGCTTCTTGCCAGACTCCTCGTCGCTGAAACCGCACTGCAGCGCCAGAGCGCACTTGAGCACATCCATGCCGCCACGCCTCCGGCCATGCAGGGGTTCAAAACCGCCCGCGTCATCGACCGGACATTCAGCGAACGAGAAAACATGCTCCTCGTCGACAAAGGGCGCAACGACGGCATCAGAAAAGACATGACGGTACTGACCCCCGACGGGCTTGTCGGACGGGTGGTATCGGTATCGGCACACTACGCATCCATCATGCCGCTCATCCACTCCGACTTCAAGGTAAGCGTGGTCTCGGCGGAAACCCGGACCACGGGCCTCGTTTCCTGGGACGGGGGACGGGCAGACATGGCCAATGTCGAACACATTCCCATCAGCAGCAGCCTTGCCAAGGGAGAAGAGCTTCTCACCACCGACTTCAGCACCTTTGCAATTGCAGGCCTCCCTGTCGGCCGGGTGACGTCGGTAATGCCCGGCCGGCTGTTCAGCATGGTCACGATGAAACCCGCCGTCGATTTCTCCAGACTGGACTACGTCCTTCTGGCGCCGCTCAACAACGAGCCGGAAAAGCTTAGGATGCTCGGCACCCCGGGTCCCGGAAAAAGAGACCCACTGACGAAACAGTAA